GGAGGGCGCGCGTGGCGCGCTCGAATACGGCGCCGGTTTCCTCGCCGATTTTCAGGGCGGGGTGCAGAAACTTCACCAGGTCGAGTTCTTCGAGCCGCGCCATGGCGGGAAAGGGGCGCACTTCTTCGAGAATATGAATGATTTCGTTGAGCAGGCGTGGTCCGCCGATGCGATCGAGAAACCCCATGCGCACGGCACTGCGAATCAGATGTTCGGTCTGCTTGCCGATGTCGAAGCCAAGGCGCTGCTCAAAGCGTACCGCGCGAAACACGCGGGTCGGGTCTTCGACAAAGCTCAAATTATGCAGCACGCGGATTGCTTTTTCCCGCAGGTCGCGCAAGCCTCCGAAAAAATCGAGCAACTCACCGAAGCTCCCATGGTTGAGCACAATTGCCAGGGTATTGATGGTAAAGTCGCGCCGGTAGAGATCGAGTTTAAGCGATGCGGTCTCCACGGTCGGCAGGGCGGCGGGCTCAAGGTAATATTCGACGCGGGTCGAGGCCACATCAACCTTGAAATCATCCGGAAACACGATGACCGCCGTACCAAATTTCTCGTGACTGCGCACCCGGCACTCATGGTCGCGGGCGAAAGCCTCGGCAAAGGCGATGCCATCGCCCTCAACGACTATATCGAGGTCCAGGTTGGGCTCATCCAGCAGCAGATCGCGCACAAACCCGCCCACGGCAAAAACCTTAAGTCCCAGGGCATCGGCGGTCCGGCCGAAATCCTCGAACAGTTCGCGCACCGGTGGCGGCAACTGTTCGCGAATCATGCGCACCACTTCACGCCGTTTCAGATCGGTCGTTCCCTGCCCGGTTTCGGGTTCGTGGCCGCGCTCGCCGCGTGGTCCGCGATCCACCATGTAACGCAACAAATCGGTGCGGGTAATCGCACCGGCCAGGCGACCATCCTTCAACACCGGCACGAAACGCTGGTTACGCCCGACGATCAACTCCTGAAGCTCATCAACGGGTACCGTCGGCGTAACCGTGGCGAAGTCAGCTTCCATGTACTCCTCGGCGCTGACCTCGCCCAAACCATGATGGGCTGCTTTCTCAACCATCTGGCGGGTGATGATGCCGACAACCTGGCCGTCGTCCACCACCGGCGCCGCGTTAATATTGTAGCGGGTAAGAAAACTGCGAACCTCCTCAATGCTTGTATCCCGACTGACAGTCTTGACCGGATAAGACATGAGGTGTCGCGCCTCGACCCGCGGATTGACATGGCGCGGCAACACGGCGTTGAGACGTTCAAGCACCTGTACCAGGGTCTGCCCGCGCACCGCCGCAGAAGCCGCAAAGGCATGGCCGCCGCCGCCGAACTCGCTGAGAATTCCGCCGACATGGACTTCGGGCAAACGCGAGCGCCCAACCATGAACACCCGATCACCCATGCGCACCGCCACAATCAGCGCGCGCAGGTTTTCCATATCGCGCAGCTTGTGGGTGAGCACCGCCAGATCCCCGATAAAATGCTCCACCGAAGCATGAGCGATGCTGACATCAAACCCATGCACATTAAGAACCGTGCGGCTGGCCAGCAACTCATGGAGCAGGGAGACTTGCTCGGGTGTCATTTCATAGGTGAGAAAATCGGCCACGGCGTCGAGATTGGCCCCGTGTTCCAGCAGAAAGGCGGCCGCGTGGAAATCCTCAGAGGTGGTGGAACTGAACATGAGGTTGCCGGTGTCCTCATAGAGGCCCAGCATCATCAGGGTAGCTTCGTCGGCGGTGGGATGGATGCCGCGTTGCTTGAACAACCGGCAGAAAACCGTCACCGTTGAACCGACGGGCTCGACAACCTCAACGTTGCCCTTGAGATTGCCCTCCCCGCCCGGAT
The nucleotide sequence above comes from Geoalkalibacter ferrihydriticus DSM 17813. Encoded proteins:
- a CDS encoding CBS domain-containing protein encodes the protein MDVITTHINADFDCLGSMIAAKKLYPKAEMVFAGAQERSLREFFLKSASYAYAFKRIRDIDLTAIRRLILVDVRQAERIGPFGEVAQREGVELHVYDHHPGGEGNLKGNVEVVEPVGSTVTVFCRLFKQRGIHPTADEATLMMLGLYEDTGNLMFSSTTSEDFHAAAFLLEHGANLDAVADFLTYEMTPEQVSLLHELLASRTVLNVHGFDVSIAHASVEHFIGDLAVLTHKLRDMENLRALIVAVRMGDRVFMVGRSRLPEVHVGGILSEFGGGGHAFAASAAVRGQTLVQVLERLNAVLPRHVNPRVEARHLMSYPVKTVSRDTSIEEVRSFLTRYNINAAPVVDDGQVVGIITRQMVEKAAHHGLGEVSAEEYMEADFATVTPTVPVDELQELIVGRNQRFVPVLKDGRLAGAITRTDLLRYMVDRGPRGERGHEPETGQGTTDLKRREVVRMIREQLPPPVRELFEDFGRTADALGLKVFAVGGFVRDLLLDEPNLDLDIVVEGDGIAFAEAFARDHECRVRSHEKFGTAVIVFPDDFKVDVASTRVEYYLEPAALPTVETASLKLDLYRRDFTINTLAIVLNHGSFGELLDFFGGLRDLREKAIRVLHNLSFVEDPTRVFRAVRFEQRLGFDIGKQTEHLIRSAVRMGFLDRIGGPRLLNEIIHILEEVRPFPAMARLEELDLVKFLHPALKIGEETGAVFERATRALHWYELLYTGKPCSEWVVYFLCLIRDLDADAFQGICERLGIPGRLHPLFTEQRHLAQGVLQRFQAFARRKMKRPRNSEIYQWLLPLDTEVLLYLMARLESEEARSWISVFVTRLRDQKPLLSGEDLKVLGVPPGPLYREILEQLLLRRLDGEVVTREQEIDLVQRKYMKNVHSSGLPQSRN